Proteins from one Mucilaginibacter jinjuensis genomic window:
- a CDS encoding efflux RND transporter periplasmic adaptor subunit, whose translation MDRKIEKKKWNTKRIMTIAGIAAVVILVGGSILFTSGKSKLNVDTERITISEITKGPFQEFIPVNGVVMPITTIYLDAIEGGRVEQKFVEDGAEMKKGQPIMKLANTDLELSLANQETAVFNVLTQMQISRDNAQQNTIGKLNQMADVDNALKESERVYKLDKHLYEQKAIGLQEFQKAQNDFTYQVRRKKLNLQILSQDTASTKVQAAQMKESYAHMKSTLELMRRKVGDLIVRAPIDGQLTSMDAEVGQNKKQGERLGQIDVLSGYKVRVDIDEHYITRIFNGLMGDFTLGDKTYKLKITKIFTQVTNGRFQVDMQFVGQVPTTIRRGQTLQIRLALSDQIQAVLVPKGGFYQQTGGNWIFKLSEDGKTAYRVDIQLGLQSPDYYQVLQGLKPGDKVVTSGYDNYGDMQELVLKK comes from the coding sequence GTGGACAGAAAAATTGAAAAAAAGAAATGGAATACTAAACGTATTATGACTATTGCCGGTATTGCGGCAGTTGTAATACTTGTAGGAGGCAGTATTTTGTTTACTTCCGGAAAAAGTAAATTAAATGTTGATACAGAGCGTATTACAATAAGTGAAATTACAAAAGGGCCGTTCCAGGAGTTTATACCGGTTAATGGCGTTGTAATGCCTATTACCACCATTTACCTTGATGCGATAGAAGGCGGACGTGTTGAACAGAAATTTGTTGAAGACGGTGCCGAAATGAAAAAAGGCCAGCCCATTATGAAACTGGCCAATACTGATCTGGAACTAAGCCTGGCCAACCAGGAAACTGCCGTATTTAACGTGCTCACCCAAATGCAAATCTCGCGCGATAATGCGCAACAAAATACCATTGGCAAATTAAACCAGATGGCCGATGTTGACAACGCCCTTAAAGAATCTGAAAGGGTTTATAAATTGGATAAACACCTGTACGAACAAAAAGCGATTGGTTTACAGGAGTTCCAAAAAGCGCAAAACGATTTTACTTACCAGGTAAGGCGTAAAAAATTAAACTTGCAGATCCTGAGCCAGGATACAGCATCAACCAAAGTTCAGGCAGCGCAGATGAAAGAGTCTTATGCCCACATGAAATCAACCCTGGAGCTGATGCGCAGAAAGGTTGGTGACCTGATTGTGCGTGCTCCTATTGATGGCCAGTTAACCTCAATGGATGCTGAAGTTGGACAAAATAAAAAACAAGGGGAACGTTTAGGCCAAATTGACGTCTTATCTGGATACAAGGTAAGGGTTGATATTGACGAGCACTACATCACCCGTATTTTTAACGGTCTGATGGGCGATTTTACTTTGGGCGATAAAACTTATAAGCTAAAGATCACCAAAATATTTACACAGGTAACCAATGGCCGTTTCCAGGTTGATATGCAGTTTGTTGGCCAGGTGCCAACTACTATCCGCCGCGGGCAAACGCTGCAGATCAGGCTGGCATTAAGCGATCAGATCCAGGCAGTACTGGTGCCGAAAGGTGGTTTCTACCAGCAAACCGGTGGTAACTGGATCTTTAAACTGAGCGAAGATGGTAAAACTGCTTACCGTGTTGATATACAACTGGGACTTCAAAGCCCGGATTATTACCAGGTATTGCAAGGCTTAAAACCTGGCGACAAAGTAGTAACATCAGGCTATGATAATTACGGCGATATGCAGGAGCTGGTGTTGAAGAAATAA